AGCAATAACGCCCCGGATGCGTTCCTCCAGAGACTCGAAACCGTGGGTCAGCTTCAGGGCCACGTCCAGATGACGGTTGTTGAAAGAACGCACTTCAATCCGCACGCTGGTAGGCCCGGTTTGAATTTCCGCCCTGGCATAGGCGGTCATACTCTTGATCATACAGAATACCTTTTCGCCGGCAGAACCGGGATTGATTTTTTCAATTTGTTAGTCCCCCGATTCCGTAATTCGGGAAACCTCCATTTGTTTCAGATCCAGCATGTATTTATTCCGGACCAGGGTTAAAAAGTCAATCAGACATCGGTCGGCATAATCGGGGTAAGTCCAGGGCAGGGTACGAAAGGCGCCCTTCTGGAAAATCAGCGTCAGATCCGCGTAAATCCGCTGGCCGATATAGATGCGATGGGTGAAATTCTTGCCGGTAGCCAGAACGAGCCGTTCGGGAAGCAGGTAGCCGGGATCGATGTTCACCCGTCGTTTCCCCTTTTGCAGGTACCGGCCCTCGATATCATTGGTCATCCGCTTGATCGACGCCAACCGGTCCTGTTCCATAAGCGTTTTGAAAACCACCAGGCGGCGGCTGAGCGAAGCCCCCATCTCCTTTTCATAATAGGTGGTGAAATCGAAGTTCAGCCAGGGGCTGACC
This window of the uncultured Desulfosarcina sp. genome carries:
- a CDS encoding DUF4416 family protein, which gives rise to MSKPQPPKPAKPIVGFFLQERDLAAEIVQALQAQLGPVDMVSPWLNFDFTTYYEKEMGASLSRRLVVFKTLMEQDRLASIKRMTNDIEGRYLQKGKRRVNIDPGYLLPERLVLATGKNFTHRIYIGQRIYADLTLIFQKGAFRTLPWTYPDYADRCLIDFLTLVRNKYMLDLKQMEVSRITESGD